A DNA window from Lachancea thermotolerans CBS 6340 chromosome G complete sequence contains the following coding sequences:
- the MRP8 gene encoding Mrp8p (similar to uniprot|P35719 Saccharomyces cerevisiae YKL142W) → MSDEVAKLKSQVEELQQLVKKQNLLISKTGQSVLELQLAKQKTDVEEFDSKFAGAKSGKHAASHGDNTDYATNEDLVQLVGELQGQLDSIEERSIRRLVNSTKSEKRDYLAPLPNADGEIPSATDSIFPESLEDFENITNVKLFKLAKYYELLPPSLKEQEKFEDYLEGKLDNFHINDMTDEDVEKELKNFSEDQLVEAFNDVARYLGVKSRRGTDIW, encoded by the coding sequence ATGTCTGACGAGGTCGCCAAGCTAAAGTCTCaggtcgaagagctgcaaCAGCtggtcaagaagcaaaaTTTGTTGATCAGCAAAACGGGACAGTCTGTCCTAGAATTGCAATTGGCAAAGCAGAAAACCGACGTTGAGGAGTTCGACTCCAAGTTTGCTGGTGCCAAGAGCGGCAAGCATGCCGCCTCTCACGGAGACAACACTGACTACGCGACTAACGAAGATCTGGTTCAACTGGTTGGTGAGCTTCAAGGTCAACTTGACTCGATCGAAGAGAGATCGATCAGAAGACTGGTTAACTCAACCAAGTCCGAGAAAAGGGATTACTTGGCACCTTTGCCAAATGCTGATGGCGAGATCCCTAGCGCCACCGACAGCATATTCCCAGAATCTCTCGAGGACTTTGAGAACATCACTAACGTCAAACTCTTCAAGCTGGCCAAGTACTACGAGCTTTTGCCTCCTAGCttgaaagagcaagaaaagttcGAGGACTACTTGGAAGGCAAGCTAGACAATTTTCATATTAACGACATGACCGACGAAGATGTCGAGaaggagctcaagaacttctctGAAGACCAGTTGGTTGAAGCATTCAACGATGTCGCTAGATACCTCGGTGTGAAGTCAAGAAGAGGAACCGACATCTGGTAA
- the NOP9 gene encoding RNA-binding RNA processing protein NOP9 (similar to uniprot|P47077 Saccharomyces cerevisiae YJL010C Protein required for cell viability) → MGKPRGRKLLKKHHTEGEEASHVEPQPYDTNDTIPEKISSGSNGEPNTFFGVLDTQELEYFKQAESTLAVDTFENAEEKEQFISSVIEETKNKELKLATSQICSKLMERIILAGSNQQLKAIFRSFNGFFYGLACQKYSSHVLETLFVRGAAMVEKELLTPSFDEPGATEDGDDVYSPMEDLFLYMLNEITPSVRGMISHKYASHVFRLLILILSSKTLPSTTMSNSALRSKRSKIARKMIDLKDNEDFDKTYKTPDSFKVKLREILSSLYKELTGGVDLGSSNFKNISVTSMMKVRELCIDPVASPVLQLIIQVEGIFDRDRSFWHLIFSSSEEKNAKEEAFVEYLLSDPVGSHFLENVISFTRAKYTERLYKMYMRDRILKLSKRDLTGAFVVQALLKHLRQNDVKSILNDIVPELSLIVNSNMEFCISILDASIQHGDYLKEEIVLQLIKKFYPEGLEDRNILESCLSLNSSTLGNTRDDWPTAEERRRSLFLEKLIDYDDRFLNITIESLLALPEERLLQMCYHGVFSHVVEHVLQVKRVDKIKRKRLLNVFCTDIVNLSCNAYGSHLVDKLWDFTAQLPMYKERIATSMAGDSEKVKNSVYGRQAWKNWSMDKFLRKQFDWKRLIREQQQELFPDATPLQPGGDAGTKRKGDKPSYNRPEKKFRR, encoded by the coding sequence ATGGGTAAACCgagaggaagaaagcttttgaaaaagcatcaCACCGAGGGAGAGGAAGCAAGTCATGTGGAACCTCAACCCTATGACACTAACGATACTATCCCGGAGAAGATTTCTTCAGGAAGCAATGGAGAACCTAATACATTCTTCGGTGTACTAGATACTCAAGAACTCGAATACTTCAAGCAAGCGGAATCAACCTTGGCAGTTGACACTTTCGAAAAcgcagaagaaaaagaacaatttATTAGCAGCGTTATTGAAGAGACTAAGAATAAAGAACTCAAGTTGGCCACTTCCCAAATCTGCTCAAAGCTTATGGAAAGAATCATTTTAGCAGGAAGTAACCAACAATTAAAGGCTATTTTTCGGAGCTTCAACGGGTTCTTCTATGGCTTGGCCTGTCAAAAATATTCATCTCATGTCCTTGAGACTTTGTTTGTTAGAGGAGCTGCAATGGTCgagaaagaacttttgactCCATCGTTTGACGAACCAGGGGCAACCGAAGACGGCGACGATGTTTACTCTCCGATGGAAGATTTATTTCTTTACATGCTTAATGAAATAACGCCGAGCGTTAGAGGCATGATTTCTCACAAGTATGCCTCCCATGTTTTTCGTCTGCTAATTCTAATTCTCTCTTCGAAGACTCTCCCAAGCACAACAATGAGCAATTCAGCACTGCGCTCCAAAAGATCCAAAATTGCACGTAAAATGATTGATCTCAAGGACAACGAAGATTTCGACAAAACATACAAGACTCCGGATTCcttcaaagtcaagttGCGTGAAATATTATCTTCGTTGTATAAAGAGCTAACTGGCGGCGTCGACTTGGGATCTTctaacttcaaaaacatcagcGTCACTTCTATGATGAAAGTCAGAGAGCTCTGCATCGACCCAGTGGCGTCACCAGTTTTGCAACTCATCATCCAAGTCGAAGGTATCTTTGACAGAGATAGGTCGTTCTGGCATTTGatcttctcttcaagtgaagaaaagaacgcTAAAGAGGAAGCGTTTGTGGAATACTTGCTATCTGACCCCGTTGGCTCTCACTTTTTGGAGAATGTCATTTCTTTCACAAGAGCGAAATATACTGAACGGCTCTACAAAATGTATATGAGAGATCgtattttgaagctcagcAAAAGAGATCTCACCGGTGCATTTGTGGTTCAAGCACTCCTTAAGCATTTGCGCCAAAATGATGTCAAATCAATTTTAAACGACATAGTGCCTGAGCTAAGCCTAATTGTTAATTCCAACATGGAGTTCTGTATTAGTATCTTGGATGCTAGTATACAACATGGTGACTACCTTAAAGAGGAAATTGTACTACAACTTATCAAAAAATTCTATCCGGAAGGCTTAGAGGATAGGAATATTTTAGAAAGCTGTTTGTCGTTGAACTCTTCGACATTAGGTAACACGAGAGATGACTGGCCTACTgcagaagaaagaagaaggtctctgtttttggagaagctAATAGATTACGATGACAGATTCCTGAACATAACAATCGAAAGTCTGCTCGCCTTGCCAGAGGAAAGGCTACTTCAAATGTGCTACCACGGTGTGTTTTCTCACGTTGTTGAGCATGTTTTACAAGTGAAAAGAGTTGACAAAATCAAACGCAAGCGTTTGTTAAACGTGTTTTGCACGGACATTGTTAACTTGTCTTGTAATGCATACGGCTCACACCTCGTCGATAAGCTTTGGGACTTCACTGCCCAACTTCCAATGTACAAGGAGAGGATTGCAACAAGTATGGCTGGTGATTCTGAAAAGGTGAAAAACAGCGTCTACGGAAGGCAGGCCTGGAAAAACTGGTCAATGGACAAGTTCTTAAGAAAACAATTCGACTGGAAAAGACTCATAAGAGAGCAACAGCAAGAATTGTTCCCAGATGCTACACCCTTGCAGCCCGGGGGTGACGCTGGGACAAAGCGCAAAGGCGACAAGCCATCATACAATAGACCTGAAAAGAAGTTTAGAAGATGA
- the CTK2 gene encoding Ctk2p (similar to uniprot|P46962 Saccharomyces cerevisiae YJL006C) — protein MSGTFQTQIMLSRPYLTREQIKRAQQNTISDRRVYNQKRISVFKYLCDMCVQFKFPRRTLETAMYFYQRFYLFNKFETELCYDVATSCLFLSCKQVETMKKVADLATVSLRLRSIVKVSPELLDNCKKRIFQMELRILETCCFDYRVNNSVHIDDLLVKIGKDLKLSHEVCYLAWLIAFDALKLEILLMVPQHTIAIAVLKIACELTEGVSWPNVRYSLFESDELSVGEAYFDIINFFINVFDLSDLRAHVPNNLRNVGIETFIELKKQAGLEKGLKEPENVSSDPYVVKERDFTIQERRYVLYGKRISDENKPIKQETKKEKV, from the coding sequence ATGTCAGGGACATTCCAGACACAGATTATGCTCTCGAGGCCCTACCTGACGCGAGAGCAAATCAAAAGGGCGCAACAAAACACAATATCAGACCGAAGGGTGTATAACCAAAAAAGGATATCAGTGTTCAAATACCTATGTGATATGTGTGTCCAGTTTAAgtttccaagaagaacactGGAAACAGCAATGTACTTCTATCAGCGGTTCTACTTATTCAATAAGTTCGAAACGGAGTTGTGTTACGACGTAGCTACCAGCTGTCTCTTCCTCAGCTGCAAACAAGTGGAGACAATGAAGAAGGTCGCGGACCTTGCCACTGTTTCACTCCGGTTACGAAGTATTGTCAAGGTCTCGCCCGAACTACTAGACAATTGCAAAAAGCGGATATTTCAAATGGAGTTGCGTATTCTCGAGACGTGTTGTTTCGACTACAGGGTCAACAATTCGGTACATATCGACGACCTGCTAGTTAAGATTGGAAAAGATTTAAAGCTAAGCCACGAAGTTTGTTACCTTGCATGGCTCATTGCGTTCGacgctttgaagcttgaaatATTACTAATGGTTCCCCAGCACACTATCGCGATAGCTGTGCTAAAAATTGCATGCGAGCTCACAGAGGGAGTGAGTTGGCCTAATGTGAGGTATTCTCTTTTCGAGAGTGACGAGTTGTCGGTTGGCGAGGCCTACTTTGATATCataaacttcttcatcaacgttTTCGATCTTTCAGATTTAAGAGCCCACGTCCCCAACAATCTGCGAAATGTGGGAATAGAGACTTTCATTGAACTAAAAAAACAAGCGGGCCTTGAAAAGGGCCTGAAGGAACCCGAAAATGTCTCCTCAGACCCCTATGTCGTGAAGGAGAGGGATTTTACGATACAGGAAAGACGATATGTTTTATATGGTAAGCGAATAAGTGACGAAAACAAGCCCATCAAAcaggaaacaaaaaaggaGAAAGTTTAG
- the MAD2 gene encoding spindle checkpoint protein MAD2 (highly similar to uniprot|P40958 Saccharomyces cerevisiae YJL030W MAD2 Component of the spindle-assembly checkpoint complex which delays the onset of anaphase in cells with defects in mitotic spindle assembly forms a complex with Mad1p): MASSLSLKGSTRIVTEFFEYSINSILYQRAVYPPEDFVTVRKYDLNLLKTHDDELKSYIRQILLQVHRWLLGGKCNKLVLCIVDKSTCDIVERWEFDVQHNGQESYTEQTKEVENAETQKQIRALMRQITASVTFLPELEENDNYTFNVLAYTDANAKVPLEWADSDSMDIPDGERVEFRSFSTNNHKIRTQVSYKMNI; this comes from the coding sequence ATGGCATCCTCACTTTCTCTTAAAGGATCTACGAGGATAGTGACTGAATTCTTTGAGTACAGCATCAATTCGATACTCTATCAGAGAGCCGTCTACCCGCCTGAAGATTTCGTTACAGTTAGGAAGTATGACCTCAACTTATTAAAGACACACGATGATGAACTGAAGAGTTATATCCGCCAAATCTTGTTACAGGTTCACAGGTGGTTGTTAGGCGGCAAGTGCAACAAACTAGTGTTATGCATAGTGGATAAGTCAACCTGTGATATTGTGGAGCGCTGGGAATTTGATGTCCAGCATAATGGCCAGGAAAGTTACACAGAACAAACGAAGGAAGTTGAGAATGCAGAGACCCAAAAGCAAATAAGGGCCTTGATGCGCCAAATCACAGCAAGCGTTACTTTTTTGcctgaacttgaagagaatgaCAATTATACCTTTAATGTCTTAGCTTATACCGACGCCAACGCAAAGGTACCTCTCGAATGGGCAGATTCAGATTCTATGGATATCCCTGATGGCGAAAGAGTTGAGTTCAGAAGTTTTTCCACAAACAACCACAAGATTCGTACACAGGTTAGCTATAAGATGAATATCTGA
- the CCT8 gene encoding chaperonin-containing T-complex subunit CCT8 (highly similar to uniprot|P47079 Saccharomyces cerevisiae YJL008C CCT8 Subunit of the cytosolic chaperonin Cct ring complex related to Tcp1p required for the assembly of actin and tubulins in vivo) — protein sequence MSLKLPQNPNAGLFKQGYNSYLNADGQINKSISAIREIHQMCLTSMGPCGRNKIIVNHLGKIIITNDAATMLRELDIVHPAVKVLVMATEQQKIDMGDGTNLVLILAGELLNVSEKLIGLGLSPVEIIQGYNMAKNFTLKELDNLCVQEVTDKHSKQELVKIMKPVISSKQYGSEDILSDLVAEAVSHVLPSKSNSFNVDSIRVVKIMGGSLANSEVVKGMVFNREPEGHVKSLPPGQKHKVAVFTCPIDISTTETKGTVLLHNAQEMLDFTKGEEKQLNEMIKEIADAGVNCVVAGNGVNDLALHYLNRYNILVLKVPSKFELRRICRVCGATPMPRLGAPTPEEMGVVETVKTIEIGGDRVTVFKQEDDEVTRTATIILRGATQNNLEDIERAIDDGVSAIKGLMKPDGGKLLPGAGATEIELVSKITQFGERTPGLLQLAIKQFAVAFEVVPRTLAETAGLNVNEVLPNLYAAHTSAAADGESAGDNVYYGVDIDGDNQEGVKDVREENIFDLLAVKKFAVNVATEAATTILSIDQIIMAKRAGGPQVPKGPKPGNWDQDD from the coding sequence atgtctttgaagcttcctcAAAACCCGAATGCGGGCTTGTTTAAACAAGGATACAACAGTTACCTCAACGCGGATGGCCAGATCAACAAATCTATTTCGGCAATCCGTGAAATTCACCAGATGTGTCTAACGTCAATGGGGCCTTGTGGCCGTAATAAGATAATCGTAAACCATCTTGGCAAGATTATCATCACCAATGATGCTGCTACTATGCTGCGGGAACTGGATATCGTGCATCCAGCCGTCAAGGTATTGGTTATGGCAACAGAGCAACAAAAGATTGACATGGGCGACGGTACTAATTTGGTGTTGATTTTGGCCGGCGAACTTTTGAACGTGAGTGAAAAGCTGATCGGTTTAGGACTGTCTCCTGTTGAAATTATCCAAGGCTACAACATGGCAAAGAACTTCAcattgaaagagcttgacAACTTGTGTGTGCAGGAGGTGACGGATAAGCACAGTAAACAAGAGCTTGTGAAGATCATGAAGCCTGTAATTTCATCAAAACAGTACGGGTCGGAGGACATCTTGAGTGACCTAGTTGCTGAGGCCGTTTCTCATGTCCTTCCATCCAAATCAAACAGCTTCAATGTTGATTCCATCAGAGTTGTGAAGATTATGGGTGGATCGCTGGCTAATTCAGAGGTTGTCAAGGGTATGGTCTTCAACAGAGAGCCTGAAGGCCACGTTAAGTCTCTTCCACCAGGGCAGAAGCACAAAGTGGCCGTTTTTACATGCCCTATTGACATCTCCACtacagaaacaaaaggaACTGTGCTTCTCCATAACGCACAGGAGATGTTGGACTTTACCAAAGGTGAAGAAAAGCAATTGAACGAAATGATCAAGGAGATTGCAGACGCCGGCGTTAACTGTGTTGTTGCTGGGAATGGAGTAAATGACTTAGCTCTTCATTACTTGAACAGATACAATATCCTGGTCCTCAAGGTACCAAGTAAATTTGAACTGAGAAGAATATGCCGTGTATGCGGCGCCACTCCTATGCCTAGGTTAGGCGCTCCAACTCCAGAGGAGATGGGTGTTGTAGAAACTGTAAAGACTATCGAGATCGGCGGAGACAGAGTGACCGTCTTCAAGcaagaagacgatgaagTGACAAGAACTGCAACAATTATTCTGAGAGGTGCTACTCAAAACAACCTTGAGGACATTGAAAGAGCAATCGACGACGGAGTGTCCGCTATAAAAGGGTTAATGAAGCCAGATGGTGGCAAATTACTACCTGGCGCAGGTGCTACAGAAATAGAACTTGTATCAAAAATAACCCAGTTTGGCGAACGCACTCCAGGTCTGCTGCAATTGGCAATTAAGCAGTTCGCCGTTGCATTCGAGGTAGTTCCCAGAACTCTGGCCGAAACGGCTGGCTTGAACGTGAATGAAGTTCTTCCAAACCTTTACGCCGCTCACACTAGCGCTGCAGCAGACGGCGAAAGTGCTGGTGACAATGTTTATTACGGCGTTGACATAGATGGCGACAATCAAGAAGGTGTCAAGGATGTTAGAGAGGAAAACATTTTCGACTTGCTGGCTGTGAAAAAATTTGCAGTTAATGTTGCTACTGAAGCTGCAACAACAATCTTGTCAATTGATCAAATTATCATGGCAAAGAGAGCTGGTGGTCCACAAGTGCCCAAAGGGCCAAAACCTGGTAACTGGGACCAAGATGATTGA
- the VPS53 gene encoding Vps53p (similar to uniprot|P47061 Saccharomyces cerevisiae YJL029C VPS53 Required for Vacuolar Protein Sorting Vps53p is a hydrophilic protein that is peripherally associated with the late Golgi and forms a stable complex with Vps52p and Vps54p.): MAIDLPTYDAVTALKTILSSEESLQSIDDLILATRAAKLQIEDEITVGSTTSQPELEDPKERESFGSLFEEISEVAVLSKGTERTISQLTKDISYLDNAKRNLTQSTNLFQNLKLLSDSYFQCQHFLSLRDFKAMRAPFAVMSGLVSSFHQYKSVDEIGKLVARISRLQAETHAQIKKAFEGLLDQKSSQGDISDETVLREGACELLESSPGAKSELIDWCVRKMLYDIREIFQLDDEAGSLENLPRRYAYFKKVLNNFNAEFSRFFPKSWNLSLELTKGFYDTTASDLKVLLERELRDHPSIDLFMSSLQTTLEFEKYIDVKFSNRLHNEKGTEKISRCFEPYLTLWISHQEALMNSKILGYMAEDKLSQSSESLVLPSSADLFRTYRFLLTQTLELVDSGSGRDTILFELAKFFNTWLKTYYGKVLQPLLLPPGSKIENKEEATIYTLLVLNTADYCSTTTRQLVEKLSEYLTVENDISQLFDKVLSHYGALISSGMEIILNSIVAPDLNFIWREFDNTDWKSVEVEDYSRYMVTMKDILRDDQSTIRKIVGRFNREVYSWNFMDKLIELLFSGFLNCILRLLEPIPPFATLNKPRKLQLAQVINVGEQLQLDAEHMRQTLNFWTDDMASLINGSNASYKRLKKHIDQKCENLVKFLKLLVVPIDPPETYQENYAAITGNNKNILSWCYILTLKGFPWDLAEWKKLFAAFQNASGDFNASPLPVFEGCQRALLQFEQNMSSATDPTWRRFIHQELGMDTPNSVQSSSASSASPSSPTQRLNAGKFNGNIKNLMSNTGFFGRGN, translated from the coding sequence ATGGCGATTGACCTTCCTACATATGATGCAGTAACTGCTCTGAAAACTATATTGTCCTCTGAGGAGTCTCTTCAGTCCATTGATGATCTCATCCTTGCAACGAGAGCTGCCAAGCTTCAGATTGAGGACGAGATAACAGTGGGGTCAACGACTTCGCAACctgaacttgaagatcCAAAGGAACGCgaaagctttggaagcttATTTGAAGAGATTAGCGAAGTTGCGGTTCTTTCGAAAGGTACGGAGAGAACAATTTCGCAACTAACCAAAGACATTTCGTATTTAGACAATGCCAAGCGCAACTTGACACAGTCCACAAACTTGTTCCAGAACTTAAAGCTTCTGAGCGACTCTTATTTCCAGTGCCAGCACTTCTTGAGTCTGAGGGACTTCAAAGCAATGCGGGCGCCATTTGCTGTAATGAGTGGTCTAGTGAGCTCTTTCCACCAGTACAAATCGGTCGACGAGATCGGGAAGCTGGTTGCGAGGATTTCGCGACTTCAAGCAGAGACTCACgctcaaatcaaaaaggcttttgaaggattaCTTGACCAAAAATCTTCTCAGGGAGACATTTCCGATGAAACAGTGCTAAGAGAAGGGGCTTGTGAGCTTCTAGAAAGCAGCCCCGGGGCAAAGTCAGAACTTATTGACTGGTGCGTTCGAAAGATGCTATATGATATTAGAGAGATATTTCAATTGGACGATGAGGCAGGCTCCCTGGAAAACCTGCCGCGGCGCTATGCatatttcaagaaagttctGAACAATTTCAATGCTGAATTCTCTCGGTTCTTCCCCAAATCGTGGAACTTATCCTTGGAGTTGACAAAGGGCTTTTACGATACAACTGCCTCGGACCTCAAAGTCctccttgaaagagaacttCGCGACCATCCATCAATTGATTTGTTCATGAGTTCCTTGCAAACGACCTTAGAATTTGAGAAATATATCGACGTGAAGTTCTCCAATCGCCTTCATAACGAAAAAGGCACTGAGAAAATATCGCGCTGCTTCGAGCCTTACCTCACCCTGTGGATTTCTCATCAAGAAGCACTTATGAACTCTAAGATTCTTGGCTATATGGCAGAAGACAAGCTTTCGCAGTCCTCTGAATCATTAGTTTTGCCTTCAAGTGCTGATCTATTTAGGACGTACCGATTCCTATTAACACAAACTCTAGAGTTGGTAGATTCTGGGAGTGGAAGAGATACAATACTTTTTGAGCTCGCAAAATTCTTCAATACTTGGTTAAAAACGTACTACGgcaaagttcttcagcCACTGCTCCTCCCGCCTGGATCCAAGatcgaaaacaaagaggAGGCCACAATATACACTTTACTTGTCCTTAATACTGCCGACTACTGCTCTACTACTACTCGgcagcttgttgagaagctttCAGAGTATCTAACAGTGGAAAATGATATTtctcagctctttgataaaGTTCTATCTCACTATGGTGCTCTCATCTCTAGCGGGATGGAGATAATACTGAATTCTATTGTTGCTCCGGACCTTAATTTCATTTGGAGGGAATTCGACAACACTGACTGGAAGTCTGTCGAAGTTGAGGATTATAGCAGGTATATGGTCACTATGAAAGATATCTTACGTGATGATCAGTCAACTATCCGTAAGATAGTGGGACGTTTCAACAGGGAGGTCTACAGTTGGAACTTTATGGACAAGCTCATAGAACTATTGTTTTCGGGATTCCTCAATTGTATCCTGAGGCTCTTGGAACCCATTCCGCCATTTGCAACGCTCAATAAGCCTCGTAAGTTGCAGCTAGCACAGGTTATTAATGTCGGGGAACAGCTCCAACTAGATGCAGAGCACATGCGCCAGACATTGAATTTCTGGACTGACGACATGGCGTCTTTAATCAATGGTAGCAATGCTTCATATAAACGTCTCAAAAAACACATCGATCAAAAATGTGAAAATTTGGTCAAATTCTTAAAACTGCTAGTCGTCCCAATCGATCCGCCTGAGACATACCAAGAAAATTACGCAGCAATCACAGGTAACAACAAAAATATTCTTTCCTGGTGCTATATTTTAACGCTAAAGGGATTCCCTTGGGATCTTGCGGAAtggaaaaagctttttgcagCATTTCAAAATGCAAGCGGTGATTTTAATGCAAGCCCATTGCCGGTTTTTGAGGGCTGTCAGCGCGCCTTGCTACAGTTCGAGCAAAACATGTCGTCCGCAACTGACCCAACTTGGCGTAGATTTATTCACCAGGAATTAGGTATGGATACACCTAATTCGGTAcaatcttcttcagcttcctCTGCAAGCCCCAGCTCCCCAACTCAAAGGCTAAACGCTGGTAAGTTCAATGGAAATATTAAAAATCTCATGTCTAATACTGGATTTTTTGGCAGAGGTAATTGA